One stretch of Saprospiraceae bacterium DNA includes these proteins:
- the rpoC gene encoding DNA-directed RNA polymerase subunit beta', whose protein sequence is MPFKKKSNKTDQGFDSITISLASPDEILERSYGEVLKPETINYRSYKPERDGLFCERIFGPVKDYECYCGKYKRIRYKGIVCDRCGVEVTEKKVRRERMGHIRLVVPVVHIWFFKSLPNKIGYLLGLSSKKLESIIYYERYVVIQPGVKADEGISRMDLLTEEEYLEILDALPKDNQLHDDSHPDKFVAKMGAEAILSLLSTLNLDDLSAQLRHDAHTETSQAKKTDANKRLRVVEAFRSGLEDSGQRPEWAIIQYLPVVPPELRPLVPLDGGRFASSDLNDLYRRVIIRNNRLKRLLEIKAPEVILRNEKRMLQEAVDSLFDNSRKSNAVKAEGGRALKSLSDILKGKQGRFRQNLLGKRVDYSGRSVIVVGPTLKLHECGIPKAMAAELFKPFIIRKLIERGIVKTVKSAKKLVDRKDQVIWEILENILRGHPVMLNRAPTLHRLSIQAFQPRLIEGKAIQLHPLVCTAFNADFDGDQMAVHVPLSHAAILEAQVLMLSSHNMLNPQDGSPITLPSQDMVLGLYYLTKERKSIPDNPVKGEGRRFYSTEEVLIAYNEGQLDLHAGIECRVPQDENGQIVHKRINTTVGRVLFNQAVPQGVPFINELLTKRNLKGIIGDILGRTSFKTTAEFLDSIKELGFGWAFKAGLSFNLGDLIIPDLKRKALEAAQTEVDEVWDNYNMGLITYNERYNQIIDKWTFADNRVTDQLMKELSAHKQGFNSVFMMLDSGARGSKQQIKQLCGLRGLMAKPRKSGDTGGAIIENPILSNFLEGLSVQEFFISTHGARKGLADTALKTADAGYLTRRLVDVAQDVVIREVDCNTLRGIDTSALKEGDKIIQNLKDRIKGRYSLYDIYHPETEALLVAAGEYITDKIAGDIENADIETVTIRSVLTCESRHGICAKCYGKNLATGRIAEMGDATGIIAAQSIGEPGTQLTLRTFHTGGTAMIGQTENNITARSNGKLEFDSIRTVEGADAEGKPVKVVVSRTGEIRMVDPKNNRVLANNYIPYGSILHVSDGQEVQRGDKICEWDPFNAVIVSEFNGIVRYNNLEEGVTFRMERDDQTGFAEKVVIESKNKKKIPSVTILNAKTGEEFKTYSLPVGAYISVDDEEAVKSGQQIVKIPRKLGKIADITGGLPRVTELFEARNPSNPAVVAEIDGVITFGALKRGNREAIIEAKDGQKRKYLIPLTKHVLVQDGDFVRAGTALTEGAISVKDILAIAGPFAASSYLVNGVQEVYRSQGININDKHIEVIVRQMLRRLEIVDPGDTHFLEGEPVERNEFIDYNDWIFDKKFVIDAGDSTKLKAGALVTLRQVREENSFLKRNDKKLVEYRDAIPATAVSMLLGITKASLGTESWISAASFQETTKVLSTAAIAAKKDYLMGLKENVIVGKKIPAGTGMRKYDRLQVTGSGRPFREQQEEVLVEDE, encoded by the coding sequence ATGCCTTTCAAAAAGAAAAGCAACAAAACAGACCAGGGTTTCGACAGCATAACCATTTCGCTGGCCAGCCCGGATGAAATCCTTGAGCGCAGCTATGGAGAGGTGCTCAAGCCGGAAACCATCAACTATCGCTCCTACAAGCCCGAACGCGACGGCCTGTTCTGCGAGCGCATATTTGGCCCGGTCAAAGACTACGAATGTTACTGTGGCAAATACAAGCGCATCCGTTACAAGGGTATCGTCTGCGACCGCTGTGGCGTGGAGGTCACCGAGAAAAAAGTCCGACGCGAACGCATGGGGCACATTCGCCTCGTCGTGCCCGTCGTACATATATGGTTCTTCAAGAGCTTGCCGAACAAAATCGGCTATCTTCTCGGCCTGTCGTCGAAAAAACTCGAGTCCATCATCTACTACGAGCGCTATGTGGTGATACAACCCGGCGTGAAAGCAGATGAAGGCATCAGCCGCATGGATTTGCTGACCGAGGAAGAATACCTCGAAATCCTCGACGCACTGCCCAAAGACAACCAGCTGCACGACGACTCCCATCCCGACAAATTTGTCGCAAAAATGGGGGCAGAGGCCATCCTGTCGCTGTTGAGCACCCTCAATCTGGACGACCTTTCGGCTCAGTTGCGCCACGACGCGCACACCGAAACCAGCCAAGCTAAAAAAACGGATGCCAACAAACGCCTGCGCGTAGTGGAAGCTTTCCGTTCGGGTCTGGAAGATTCGGGCCAGCGCCCCGAATGGGCAATTATTCAATACCTGCCTGTGGTGCCCCCCGAATTGCGCCCACTCGTTCCGTTGGATGGTGGCCGTTTTGCCTCCTCTGACCTCAACGACCTCTACCGTCGTGTCATCATCCGCAACAACCGCCTGAAGCGCCTGTTGGAAATCAAAGCGCCGGAAGTCATTCTGCGCAACGAAAAGCGGATGCTGCAAGAAGCTGTCGACTCACTCTTCGACAACTCGCGCAAGTCCAACGCAGTAAAAGCCGAAGGTGGCCGCGCACTCAAATCGCTGTCCGACATCTTGAAAGGCAAGCAAGGGCGTTTCCGTCAGAACCTTCTCGGCAAGCGCGTGGACTACTCCGGCCGTTCGGTCATCGTGGTGGGGCCGACACTCAAACTCCACGAGTGCGGCATTCCGAAGGCAATGGCAGCCGAGCTGTTCAAGCCATTCATTATCAGAAAACTCATCGAGCGCGGTATCGTGAAAACGGTGAAATCCGCGAAAAAACTCGTTGACCGCAAAGACCAAGTTATTTGGGAGATTCTCGAAAACATCCTGCGCGGGCACCCGGTCATGCTCAACCGAGCCCCGACACTGCACCGCTTGTCTATCCAAGCCTTCCAGCCTCGACTCATAGAGGGCAAGGCCATCCAATTGCACCCGCTCGTCTGCACAGCCTTCAACGCCGACTTCGACGGCGACCAAATGGCCGTCCACGTTCCGTTGAGCCACGCCGCTATTTTAGAAGCACAAGTGCTGATGCTTTCGAGCCACAACATGCTCAACCCTCAGGACGGCTCGCCCATCACACTGCCATCGCAGGACATGGTATTGGGCTTGTACTACTTGACAAAAGAGCGCAAGTCAATCCCAGACAACCCGGTGAAAGGCGAAGGCCGCCGATTCTATTCCACCGAAGAAGTCCTGATTGCTTACAACGAAGGCCAACTCGACCTCCACGCAGGCATTGAATGCCGAGTGCCACAAGATGAAAACGGCCAAATCGTCCACAAACGCATCAACACAACGGTAGGTCGCGTGCTGTTCAACCAAGCCGTGCCGCAAGGTGTCCCTTTCATCAACGAGCTGCTCACGAAACGCAACCTGAAAGGCATCATCGGTGACATATTGGGACGCACCAGCTTCAAAACCACCGCCGAATTCCTCGACAGTATCAAAGAACTAGGCTTCGGTTGGGCGTTCAAAGCGGGTCTATCCTTCAACTTGGGCGACCTGATTATTCCAGATTTGAAACGCAAGGCCCTTGAGGCAGCGCAAACCGAAGTAGATGAAGTGTGGGACAACTACAACATGGGTCTCATCACCTACAACGAGCGCTATAACCAAATCATTGATAAATGGACTTTCGCTGACAACCGCGTTACCGACCAGCTCATGAAAGAACTGAGTGCCCACAAGCAGGGATTCAACTCAGTGTTTATGATGCTCGACTCCGGTGCGCGTGGCTCCAAGCAACAAATCAAACAGTTGTGCGGATTGCGTGGCCTCATGGCCAAACCGCGTAAGTCCGGCGACACAGGAGGCGCCATCATCGAAAACCCAATTCTGTCCAACTTCCTTGAAGGACTTTCGGTGCAAGAGTTTTTCATCTCGACACACGGTGCACGCAAGGGTCTGGCCGACACTGCATTGAAAACGGCTGATGCAGGTTATCTCACACGTCGTCTGGTGGACGTAGCGCAAGACGTAGTTATACGCGAGGTGGACTGCAACACGCTTCGCGGCATTGATACTTCCGCCCTCAAAGAAGGCGACAAGATTATTCAAAATCTGAAAGACCGTATCAAAGGACGTTACAGCCTCTACGACATCTACCATCCGGAAACGGAGGCATTGCTTGTGGCTGCGGGAGAATACATCACGGATAAAATCGCGGGCGATATCGAAAACGCCGATATCGAAACAGTGACAATCCGTTCGGTGCTGACCTGCGAAAGCCGTCACGGTATCTGTGCCAAGTGCTACGGCAAAAACTTGGCGACCGGACGTATAGCCGAAATGGGAGATGCCACTGGCATCATTGCAGCCCAATCCATCGGCGAACCGGGTACGCAGCTGACACTCCGCACCTTCCACACGGGTGGTACGGCCATGATTGGTCAAACGGAAAACAACATCACTGCTCGCAGCAACGGTAAGTTGGAGTTTGACTCTATCCGCACCGTCGAAGGCGCAGATGCTGAAGGCAAACCAGTGAAAGTGGTCGTGTCGCGTACAGGCGAAATTCGCATGGTGGACCCGAAAAACAATCGGGTACTCGCCAACAACTACATCCCCTATGGCTCCATCCTGCATGTCAGCGATGGCCAAGAAGTGCAACGTGGTGACAAAATATGCGAATGGGACCCCTTCAACGCCGTTATCGTGAGCGAATTCAACGGTATCGTGCGCTACAACAACCTCGAGGAAGGTGTCACCTTCCGCATGGAGCGCGACGACCAAACTGGCTTCGCAGAAAAGGTAGTGATTGAAAGTAAGAACAAAAAGAAAATCCCTTCCGTCACGATTCTCAATGCCAAAACCGGAGAAGAATTCAAAACTTACTCTCTCCCCGTGGGAGCCTACATCTCCGTGGACGACGAAGAGGCAGTAAAATCCGGCCAACAAATCGTGAAAATTCCGCGCAAGCTAGGCAAAATCGCGGACATCACGGGTGGCCTCCCGCGCGTGACCGAGCTCTTCGAAGCCCGTAACCCATCCAACCCAGCGGTCGTGGCAGAAATTGACGGTGTCATCACCTTTGGCGCGCTCAAGCGTGGCAACCGCGAAGCCATCATCGAGGCCAAAGACGGCCAAAAGCGGAAATACCTCATCCCACTCACCAAGCACGTCCTCGTGCAGGACGGTGACTTTGTGCGGGCTGGCACCGCGCTCACGGAAGGAGCCATTTCGGTGAAAGACATCCTGGCCATTGCCGGACCTTTCGCAGCCTCCTCGTACCTCGTCAACGGCGTGCAAGAAGTGTATCGTTCGCAGGGCATCAACATCAACGACAAACACATCGAGGTCATCGTGCGGCAGATGTTGCGCCGTCTCGAAATCGTCGACCCAGGCGACACCCACTTCTTGGAAGGCGAACCAGTGGAGCGCAACGAATTCATTGATTACAACGACTGGATTTTTGATAAAAAATTCGTCATTGACGCAGGGGATAGCACCAAACTAAAAGCAGGTGCCTTGGTGACACTCCGTCAAGTGCGTGAGGAAAACTCTTTCCTCAAGCGCAACGACAAGAAACTTGTGGAATACCGCGACGCCATTCCGGCTACCGCCGTCTCGATGCTGCTGGGTATCACCAAAGCATCACTTGGCACCGAGTCGTGGATTTCTGCCGCGTCGTTCCAAGAAACCACCAAAGTGCTTAGCACGGCCGCCATCGCTGCAAAGAAAGACTACCTCATGGGCTTGAAAGAGAACGTGATTGTAGGCAAAAAAATCCCAGCAGGCACGGGTATGCGCAAATACGACCGCTTGCAGGTCACGGGTTCGGGCCGTCCGTTCCGCGAACAGCAAGAAGAAGTATTGGTGGAAGATGAATGA